In Candidatus Bathyanammoxibius amoris, the following are encoded in one genomic region:
- the fabG gene encoding 3-oxoacyl-[acyl-carrier-protein] reductase, whose translation MSLKGKTAIVTGGTRGIGRAIALELAGNGADVAFSYAKNVEKAKELEGEISKLGVKAFSVQSDVADFARSKEMISNAIKELGKVDILVNNAGITRDKILMMMSEEDWRAVIDTNLNGVFNCTKAAVLPMMKQRSGSIINISSVSGLVGMAGQTNYSSSKAGIVGFTKALAKEVARRGVRVNAVAPGFIKTDMVKAIEQKYLDEMLKLVPLGRVGETEEVARVVAFLASDEASYITGQVITVDGGMAM comes from the coding sequence CCAGGGGTATCGGGAGGGCGATAGCCCTTGAGCTTGCCGGAAACGGCGCGGACGTGGCCTTCAGCTACGCGAAGAACGTGGAGAAGGCGAAGGAGCTTGAGGGCGAGATAAGCAAGCTGGGCGTAAAGGCGTTTTCCGTGCAGAGCGACGTCGCGGACTTTGCCCGGTCAAAAGAGATGATTAGCAATGCCATAAAGGAACTCGGAAAGGTAGACATCCTGGTAAACAACGCCGGTATAACCAGGGACAAGATATTGATGATGATGTCGGAAGAGGACTGGAGGGCCGTGATAGATACCAACCTGAACGGCGTGTTCAACTGCACCAAGGCCGCCGTGTTGCCCATGATGAAGCAGCGGAGCGGCTCGATAATAAACATAAGCTCCGTCAGCGGGCTTGTCGGCATGGCGGGACAGACCAACTATTCCTCCTCAAAGGCCGGGATAGTTGGTTTTACCAAGGCCCTGGCCAAGGAGGTGGCAAGGCGCGGGGTGCGGGTAAACGCGGTGGCGCCGGGTTTCATTAAGACGGATATGGTTAAAGCGATAGAGCAGAAATACCTGGACGAGATGTTGAAGCTGGTGCCTCTGGGCCGCGTCGGCGAGACCGAAGAGGTGGCCCGCGTGGTGGCTTTCCTGGCCTCGGACGAGGCCAGTTATATCACGGGTCAAGTAATTACCGTAGACGGCGGCATGGCCATGTAA